One segment of Rosa chinensis cultivar Old Blush chromosome 6, RchiOBHm-V2, whole genome shotgun sequence DNA contains the following:
- the LOC112174413 gene encoding glutamate receptor 2.8, whose amino-acid sequence MLKKPRNLVLSVFFLFLSSWICLAMAQNKTTTTIPVNVGVVLDINQDYGKIWLSCIKLALSDFYGSHAHYKTRLVLNIRDSENNVVRAADAALDLIMNTQVEAILGPVTSMDASFVINLGDQAQVPIISFSASSPSLTSLRSSYFFQITQIDSSQVNAISAIVHNFGWRQVVAIYVDTEYGEGVIPFLTDALQEVDVGVTYRSAISPLATDDQILQELYKLMTMQTRVFIVHMNPNLGSRLFAKAKEIGMMSQGYVWIMTNGLANRLTSMNSTVINSMQGALGVQTYFAQTMELEEFNFRWKQQFLKDHPTLIDAELDILALWAYDAAFALAMAVEEVGITSTVDLFRTKKSSFNLTDLENIEISKYGTDLCRALSMTRFEGIAGNFYIVDGQLQSSTFRIVNINEDGARDIGFWTPQNGLVNKLNSANTSILSTNSKSNLKASVIWPGDSLSFPKGWEIPTNGRKLRIGVPVNVGVPEFVKVTKDPSTHTTEVTGFSIDVFKAAIENYDAVVGDVTIRANRSLYVDFTMPYTESGIVMVVPIFDTRTNNAWVFLKPLTWDLWLTTSCFFVLIGFVVWVLEHRINEDFRGPPSHQIGTSVWFSFSTMVFSQRERVVSNLGRFVMIIWVFVLLILTQSYTASLASLLTVQQLQPTVTDIKDLLRKGENVGYRSTAYTYDLLKQVGFDDSKLRGFTTVEEIQEALSKGSPNGGISAFVDETPYTKLLVAKYCLKFTMVGPIFKTVGFGFVFPKRSPLVPDVSQAVLNVTEGEKILNIENKWFNKQESNCQDSSNQPVSSNSLGLASFWGLFLIAGLASILALIIFIVCFLYEYRNMIPSDSGASRWRRLQIMFEIFNRKDLDSHTFKTSRLRDSVQAPVSNTFEVVDYNSKQTQIHSVSFEDQEIPSTDQDSMVAATEVAITIQEIQATTLV is encoded by the exons ATGCTCAAGAAACCCCGCAATCTTGTTCTTTCTgtcttttttctgtttctttcttcATGGATTTGCTTGGCCATGGCACAAAACAAAACCACTACTACAATACCAGTGAATGTGGGTGTTGTTCTTGATATAAATCAGGACTATGGGAAGATTTGGTTGAGTTGCATCAAACTGGCGCTCTCAGACTTCTATGGATCGCATGCTCACTACAAAACAAGGCTGGTCTTGAACATTAGGGACTCCGAGAACAACGTTGTACGGGCAGCTGATGCAG CTCTAGATTTGATAATGAATACACAAGTGGAAGCCATTTTAGGACCCGTGACATCGATGGATGCGAGCTTTGTTATTAATCTGGGCGACCAAGCTCAAGTGCCAATTATTTCATTTTCTGCATCAAGCCCATCTCTTACTTCACTCCGCAGCTCCTACTTTTTCCAAATTACACAGATTGACTCATCCCAGGTGAATGCCATAAGTGCTATCGTTCACAATTTTGGATGGAGACAAGTTGTAGCCATATATGTAGACACAGAATACGGAGAAGGAGTCATACCTTTTCTAACTGATGCATTGCAAGAGGTTGATGTTGGTGTCACCTATCGAAGTGCAATTTCCCCATTAGCCACCGATGATCAAATTCTTCAAGAACTATACAAGTTAATGACCATGCAAACTAGAGTCTTTATTGTGCATATGAATCCGAATCTCGGTTCTAGGCTCTTTGCCAAGGCAAAAGAGATTGGAATGATGAGTCAAGGATATGTCTGGATCATGACTAATGGGTTAGCCAATCGGTTAACATCGATGAATTCTACAGTCATAAATTCCATGCAAGGTGCACTAGGTGTGCAAACATACTTTGCTCAGACAATGGAGCTTGAAGAATTCAACTTCCGGTGGAAGCAACAATTCCTGAAAGACCATCCAACTCTCATTGATGCTGAATTGGATATCTTAGCACTATGGGCATATGATGCAGCTTTCGCACTAGCCATGGCAGTCGAAGAAGTGGGGATCACAAGTACTGTCGACTTATTCCGAACGAAAAAATCCTCCTTCAATTTGACAGATCTTGAGAACATTGAGATTTCCAAGTATGGTACGGACCTCTGCCGAGCCCTTTCGATGACTAGATTTGAAGGCATAGCTGGAAATTTCTACATTGTTGATGGTCAACTTCAGTCATCAACCTTTCGCATAGTGAATATAAACGAGGATGGagcaagagatattggattttGGACACCACAAAATGGACTCGTGAACAAATTGAATTCGGCAAACACAAGCATACTTTCAACTAATTCGAAGTCCAACCTTAAAGCTAGTGTTATATGGCCTGgagattctctctcttttcccaAGGGATGGGAGATCCCAACAAATGGCAGAAAGTTGAGAATAGGAGTTCCTGTTAATGTCGGTGTTCCTGAGTTTGTTAAGGTCACAAAAGATCCAAGCACACATACAACTGAAGTCACAGGGTTTTCTATTGACGTCTTTAAGGCTGCAATAGAG AACTATGATGCCGTGGTGGGAGATGTAACAATCAGAGCAAACAGATCATTATACGTGGACTTTACAATGCCATACACAGAATCAGGCATAGTAATGGTTGTGCCAATCTTCGACACCCGGACCAACAATGCATGGGTATTCTTGAAGCCTTTGACATGGGATCTTTGGCTAACAACATcatgtttctttgttttaatcGGTTTCGTGGTTTGGGTTCTTGAACATCGAATCAATGAAGATTTTCGTGGCCCTCCCTCACATCAAATTGGCACTAGCGTCTGGTTCTCCTTCTCAACCATGGTGTTTTCACAAA GAGAGAGAGTGGTCAGCAACTTGGGAAGATTTGTGATGATTATATGGGTATTTGTTTTGTTAATACTGACACAAAGTTACACGGCTAGTCTAGCTTCACTATTAACAGTCCAACAACTTCAACCAACTGTTACCGATATAAAAGATCTTTTAAGGAAGGGAGAAAACGTGGGATATAGGAGCACTGCTTATACTTATGATCTATTGAAACAAGTAGGTTTTGACGATTCCAAGCTCAGAGGGTTTACAACTGTTGAAGAAATTCAGGAAGCTCTTTCAAAAGGGAGCCCAAATGGTGGTATTTCTGCTTTTGTTGACGAAACCCCATACACGAAGCTTCTTGTAGCCAAATATTGTTTGAAATTTACCATGGTTGGACCTATCTTCAAAACTGTTGGGTTTGGCTTT GTGTTCCCAAAACGTTCCCCTCTTGTACCTGACGTATCACAAGCAGTGCTAAACGTGACCGAAGGAGAGAAGATATTGAACATTGAAAACAAATGGTTCAATAAACAAGAAAGCAATTGTCAAGACTCTAGTAACCAACCAGTTTCCAGCAACAGTCTTGGGCTTGCCAGTTTTTGGGGTTTATTCTTGATTGCGGGGCTGGCTTCCATACTCGCACTCATCATCTTTATAGTTTGCTTTCTTTACGAGTATAGAAATATGATTCCCTCTGACTCGGGTGCCTCTAGATGGAGAAGGTTGCAGATCATGTTCGAAATCTTCAATCGAAAGGACCTTGACTCTCATACTTTTAAAACAAGTCGACTACGAGATTCAGTTCAAGCCCCAGTAAGTAACACCTTCGAAGTAGTCGACTACAATTCAAAGCAGACACAGATACATTCCGTATCTTTTGAAGATCAAGAAATACCATCAACTGATCAAGACTCGATGGTGGCAGCCACTGAGGTTGCTATTACAATTCAAGAAATCCAAGCAACTACTCTTGTATAA